Proteins from a genomic interval of Candidatus Eisenbacteria bacterium:
- a CDS encoding cytochrome c oxidase subunit 3: MSVTAEHHSHDPIPSRWPILAAFAMGFVPAGLILNAHGRKEGLWILGLGLAGTLWFAGKWWGELLAERFFGRDAADADARNGRSFILFILSEAAIFGSFFAALFYSRAHAPAWPPEGMPHFDILLPAINTVILLGSSVTLHLGHTALERGRRDGVIASLLMTIFLGALFLCGQAYEYGVLNGEAFTLKSGVFGTTFFMLTGFHGLHVLVGIIFLNVVYGAAVRGKITHEQNFPFQAASWYWHFVDVVWIFVFTVVYLL, translated from the coding sequence ATGTCCGTCACCGCCGAGCATCACTCGCACGATCCGATCCCAAGCCGCTGGCCCATCCTCGCCGCCTTCGCGATGGGCTTCGTCCCGGCCGGCCTCATCCTGAACGCGCACGGCCGCAAGGAAGGGCTCTGGATCCTGGGGCTGGGGCTCGCCGGCACGCTCTGGTTCGCCGGGAAGTGGTGGGGAGAGCTCCTTGCCGAGCGGTTCTTCGGACGGGACGCCGCCGACGCGGACGCGCGGAACGGCCGCTCGTTCATCCTCTTCATCCTGTCCGAGGCCGCGATCTTCGGCTCGTTCTTCGCCGCGCTCTTCTACTCGCGGGCGCACGCGCCCGCGTGGCCGCCCGAAGGGATGCCGCACTTCGACATCCTGCTCCCGGCGATCAACACCGTGATCCTGCTCGGGAGCAGCGTCACGCTCCACCTGGGACACACCGCGCTCGAGCGCGGGCGGCGCGACGGCGTCATCGCCTCGCTCCTCATGACGATCTTCCTCGGCGCCCTGTTCCTCTGCGGCCAGGCCTACGAGTACGGCGTGCTGAACGGGGAGGCGTTCACGCTGAAGAGCGGCGTCTTCGGAACGACCTTCTTCATGCTCACGGGATTCCACGGACTCCACGTGCTCGTCGGGATCATCTTCCTGAACGTGGTGTACGGGGCGGCGGTGCGGGGGAAGATCACCCACGAGCAGAACTTCCCCTTCCAGGCGGCGTCGTGGTACTGGCACTTCGTGGACGTGGTGTGGATCTTCGTCTTCACCGTCGTCTATCTCCTCTAG